In Plasmodium gaboni strain SY75 chromosome 11, whole genome shotgun sequence, the following proteins share a genomic window:
- a CDS encoding hypothetical protein (conserved Plasmodium protein, unknown function) codes for MNNNNNNKYNNNNDIHNSINKNGSANINNSMNMPNNIISNIPNNRGSIQSNINNIPRPMNNINNVHSNINIPNSRNISNNINMTNSRNVSSNMNMTNNVGITNNMNITNNVNRTNSINVPNNMGRTSNMNLSNNISRTSNLNINNNINSPNNMNMSNNMNLPSNVNRTNNINMPNNMNRTNNMNMPNNMNIPNNMNMPNNMNIPNNMNMSNNMNMSNNMNIPNNMNIPNNMNIPNNMNIPNNMNLPKNRSNSILSNNVNNISNNISSISSNIKPRNMSSNIKHNLNNFNNNMAKDINVKSSIKMSNDINNSTIHKNSIISNNNSNINNNMNNSSARESVMSNINYNYNNINYNNIMKNNIDINKKLNNDKNNNLDNTEKINKKISNKMIIKNSMNKNSFMNTDQNNVNMYYMNDIKNAENNIYLTNSNNNNMNKVNNIKDNSNTLQHFKENEYMENMYKREKNINDKENMYMSNKGQSNINQANNTSVINNKPNINNMRNVNNTNNMNNMSNMNHVNNITNMNNMSNINNMNNMNNMNNINSINNVINVNNSYQVDKAVYKPINLNNINNKNRNQMYKYNNNDSNNFIMDNNINNNNNNNINININNNNNNNNNNQLFMKPFHNNIDNTNDFKSNNEEINIRYNSNMVDINNANNNIMLKAPGNMKSTMHKVGVKKQKLKNNDTTTNNNINNNLTNIENTDNMYQSQLNKEKPNMNNSFNFMNELDIFNDPSQNENKLSDYTSVRKYNTNNKIVKNNDQPNSKQPRGSKMNKINKIEKIDKMNKINIEINNNVGTTMSVNNNMLYNEVKKNNTTSFDNGINNNRVPFFNGTIPLDKNSSLHNNMKMNYNKNSNILNSLDNSLDTDLQDDFEKLKARIEQEFEEKKNQKKKKREKKEDKKEDKKEKKREKKKENKKEDQKEDQKEDQKEDQKDDQKDDQKEDKKENQKDYHKEDQKEDKKEDKRDDQKDDQKDDQKEDQKDDGNKSDKVIKDDKNEATILDDNIKDKETNVEKNNDILNNNNIDISKIEHNNNNDSDVKTNLETQINKTEDCDIFKNDDRIIDNLNSDNLKNNTVWDNSKNEISHNTKNDETKDNNNNNNIDKLNNHFSNNMNMNVQNDNLVSPKIKMHYSEQPYNMINKESLENLGCDKKLIALTKIFGNVMDDSDNNMTEKEPVEKHKFFDLDTYKNMSLDTMLNNLNLDQDILNILKDKINNINRNINVTICSTPMEKQIDKIEKEDINAPNLINCFSEFINWCDNNLIQIKLQLYNIAFCLLLEIYILLLTINYEYIENFKNQYLKKFTAYEPVTKFLLTCVSLKQIFEISLIRFKKKNSKHIVHMTKLGKKSLLQYLSVYDGIPLYNIITTKIKIIEIDDTKRNFNFFYAFVSSNFFYNVKLTFPVHWNLPSIYLTNDEIVEDENKKLLTEKEQNNYVPNENNDAYYYYKHILKTQATNRLRVTKKNIPSILYYCLNNCNDLTCAEISGYEGSLIATAHSNNIIKLWNIKKSEMNKVMNEKRDIDESNDYMDDVRKNESYLNGKKSIPLDIDEYNNKGVSKLYGNTFNVSSLSFGETDKILLSGNLNGDIYLYSTISNKNYVKYVGGHTPIWSIDTAFLGYFFSTAEDDGNLRIYSTNKTYPFITYKYNCPVNVCKYHYNNTLVACGYYDNYVHLYDVRINSYIKRFKNNYPSNQGVTSLSFSKNGRLLSYAASEEIKSTMDKKRMKLNNTKDKNRYVKLSKSFGVHYSNLISAKFTPENALLLFGINTLI; via the exons atgaataataataataacaataaatataataataataatgatattcATAATAGTATTAACAAAAATGGAAGTGCAAACATAAACAACAGTATGAATATGCCCAATAATATCATTAGTAATATTCCAAATAATAGAGGTAGTATACAAAGtaatatcaataatataCCGAGACctatgaataatattaataatgtacatagtaatataaatataccAAACAGTAgaaatatatcaaataatataaatatgacAAATAGTAGAAATGTGTCAAGTAATATGAATATGACAAATAATGTGGGTATTActaataatatgaatattacTAATAATGTTAATAGGACAAATAGTATAAATGTTCCAAATAATATGGGCAGAACGAGTAACATGAATTTATCAAATAACATTAGTAGAACAAGTAACCTgaatataaacaataatattaatagtcCTAATAACATGAATATGtcaaataatatgaatttaCCAAGTAATGTGAACagaacaaataatataaatatgccaaataatatgaacagaacaaataatatgaatatgccaaataatatgaatataccaaataatatgaatatgccaaataatatgaatattccaaataatatgaatatgtcaaataatatgaatatgtcaaataatatgaatattccaaataatatgaatattccaaataatatgaatattccaaacaatatgaatattccaaataatatgaatttGCCAAAAAATAGAAGTAATAGCATATTAAGtaataatgtaaataatatttcaaacAATATAAGTAGCATATCTTCAAATATTAAACCACGAAATATGTCAAGTAATATTAAACATAATTTAAacaattttaataataatatggcCAAGGATATTAATGTAAAAAGCTCTATAAAAATGAgtaatgatataaataatagtaCTATACACAAAAATAGTATTATAAgcaataataatagtaatattaataataatatgaataatagTAGCGCAAGAGAGAGTGTTATGAGTAATATTAACTATAactataataatataaattataataatattatgaaaaataatatagacattaacaaaaaattaaataatgacAAGAACAATAATTTAGATAATActgaaaaaataaataaaaagataagTAACAAGatgattataaaaaatagtATGAACAAAAATAGTTTTATGAATACAGATCAGAACAATGTcaatatgtattatatgaatgatataaaaaatgcagaaaataatatatatttaacaaacagtaataataataatatgaacaaagtcaataatattaaagaCAATTCTAATACATTACAACATTTTAAGGAAAATGAATACATGGAAAATATGTATAAgagagaaaaaaatataaatgataaagaaaatatgtatatgtcAAATAAAGGACAAAGTAATATTAACCAAGCAAATAATACTAGtgttataaataataagcctaatataaataatatgagaaatgttaataatacaaacaatatgaataatatgtCAAATATGAATCATGtgaataatattactaatatgaataatatgtctaatataaataatatgaataatatgaataatatgaataatataaatagtataaataatgtgattaatgtaaataattCCTACCAAGTTGATAAGGCCGTATATAAACctataaatttaaataatataaacaataaaaatagaaaccaaatgtataaatacaataataatgatagcaataatttcattatggataataatataaataataataataataataatattaatattaatattaataataataataataataataataataatcaatTATTTATGAAACCCTTTCacaataatatagataacACAAATGACTTTAAAAGTAACAATGaagaaattaatataagatataatagtaatatggttgatataaataatgctaacaataatataatgttGAAAGCTCCTGGAAACATGAAATCCACCATGCATAAAGTGGGAGTCAAAAAACAAAAgctaaaaaataatgatacaacaacaaataataatattaataataatttaacAAATATCGAAAATACAGATAATATGTATCAATCGCAATTAAACAAAGAGAAACCAAATATGAACaattcatttaattttatgaatGAACTCGATATTTTTAATGATCCATCCCAAAACGAAAATAAACTATCAGATTATACATCTGTAAGAAAgtataatacaaataataagaTAGTAAAAAATAACGATCAACCAAATTCAAAACAACCCAGAGGAAgtaaaatgaataaaattaataaaattgaaaaaatagataaaatgaataagataaatatagaaataaataataatgtgGGTACCACAATGTctgttaataataatatgcTATATAATgaagtaaaaaaaaataatacaacTTCATTTGATAATggaataaataataatcgCGTACCCTTTTTTAATGGAACTATCCCATTAGATAAAAATAGTAGCctacataataatatgaaaatgaactataataaaaattcaaatatattgaatagTTTGGATAATTCATTGGATACAGATTTACAAGATGATTTTGAAAAACTCAAAGCACGTATTGAACAAGAATTtgaagagaaaaaaaatcaaaaaaagaaaaagcGAGAAAAGAAAGAAGACAAAAAGGAAGACAAAAAGGAAAAGAAAAGggaaaagaaaaaggaaAACAAAAAGGAAGATCAAAAGGAAGATCAAAAGGAAGATCAAAAGGAAGATCAAAAGGATGATCAGAAGGATGATCAAAAGGAAgataaaaaggaaaatcAAAAGGATTATCATAAGGAAGATCAAAAGGAAGATAAAAAGGAAGATAAAAGGGATGATCAAAAGGATGATCAAAAGGATGATCAAAAGGAAGACCAAAAGGACGATGGAAATAAATCAGATAAAGTAATTaaagatgataaaaatgaagcTACTATATtagatgataatataaaagacAAAGAAACAAATgtggaaaaaaataatgatatattaaataataacaatattgatatatctaaaatagaacataataataataatgatagtgatgtaaaaacaaatttagaaacacaaataaataaaacagAAGATTGtgatatttttaaaaatgatgatagAATTATTGATAATCTTAATTCAGacaatttaaaaaataatactGTTTGGGATAATAgtaaaaatgaaatatcacataatacaaaaaatgatgaaacaaaggataataataataataataatatagataaattgaataatcattttagtaataatatgaatatgaaTGTACAGAATGATAATTTAGTTAGTCCAAAAATCAAAATGCATTATTCTGAACAAccatataatatgataaacAAAGAATCACTTGAAAATTTAGGATgtgataaaaaattaatagcattaacaaaaatatttggAAATGTTATGGATGatagtgataataatatgacAGAAAAAGAACCTGTAGAAAAACATAAATTTTTCGATTTGgatacatataaaaatatgtcATTAGATACAATGttaaataatttgaatTTAGATCAAGATAttctaaatatattaaaagataaaataaataatatcaatagaaatataaatgttaCTATTTGTTCTACACCTATGGAGAAACAAATAGATAAAATtgaaaaagaagatattAATGCTCctaatttaataaattgTTTTTCTGAATTTATTAATTGGTGTGATAATAATCTTATTCAAATCAAattacaattatataatattgctttttgtcttttattagaaatatatattttattattaactattaattatgaatatatagaaaatttCAAAAACcaatatttaaaaaaatttacgGCTTACGAACCTGTTACAAAGTTCTTATTAACGTGTGTTAGtttaaaacaaatatttGAGATATCGTTAATACGTttcaaaaagaaaaattcAAAACATATTGTGCACATGACAAA ATTAGGAAAAAAATCACTCCTACAATACTTAAGTGTATATGATGGTATTCCTTTGTACAATATAATTACAAccaaaataaaaattatagaaATTGATGATACAAAAAGGaattttaatttcttttatgCCTTTGTTTCTTCaaattttttctataaCGTGAAATTAACATTTCCTGTGCACTGGAATTTACcttctatatatttaactAACGATGAAATCGTAGAG GATGAAAATAAGAAATTGCTTACTGAgaaagaacaaaataattatgtacctaatgaaaataatgatgcctattattattataaacatatattaaaaacaCAAGCAACTAATAGATTAAGAGTAACCAAAAAGAATATTCCAAGTATACTTTATTATTGTTTAAACAATTGTAATGACCTGACATGTGCAGAAATTTCTGGATATGAGGGATCTTTAATTGCAACGGCACATTCAAATAAcataattaaattatggaatataaaaaaatcCGAAATGAATAAAGTAATGAATGAGAAAAGAGATATAGATGAAAGTAATGATTATATGGACGACGttagaaaaaatgaatCTTATTtaaatggaaaaaaaagTATTCCATTAGATATAGATGAATATAACAATAAGGGAGtatcaaaattatatggAAATACATTTAATGTGTCTAGTTTGTCTTTTGGTGAAACAgataaaattttattatctgGAAATTTAAATGgtgatatatatttatacagTACAAttagtaataaaaattatgtaaaATATGTAGGTGGACATACACCCATATGGTCTATAGATACAGCCTTTTTAGGATACTTCTTCTCAACTGCCGAAGATGATGGAAATTTAAGAATATATTCTACTAATAAAACATATCCATTcattacatataaatataattgtCCGGTTAATGTATGTAAATACCATTATAACAATACTCTTGTAGCATGTGGTTATTATG aTAATTATGTACATTTATATGATGTTAGGATTAATTCATACATAAAACgatttaaaaataattatccTAGCAATCAAGGTGTGACCTCTTTAAGTTTTTCAAAGAATGGACGTTTGCTTTCATATGcag CATCAGAAGAAATTAAAAGTACGATGGATAAAAAACGAatgaaattaaataatacaaaagataaaaatagatatgttaaattatcaaaatCTTTTGGTGTACATTATTCGAATTTAATATCAGCTAAATTTACACCTGAAAATGCTCTTCTCTTATTTG GAATTAATACAttaatatag